A stretch of the Chitiniphilus purpureus genome encodes the following:
- the thiS gene encoding sulfur carrier protein ThiS, which yields MLELSINGHPQTFARPLSVAELVEQLGFAGKRLAVELNGEIVPRSQHAGTALADGDTLEIVVAVGGG from the coding sequence GTGCTTGAGCTTTCCATCAATGGTCATCCCCAGACCTTTGCCCGGCCGCTGAGCGTCGCCGAACTCGTCGAGCAGCTCGGCTTTGCCGGCAAGCGCCTGGCCGTCGAACTGAACGGCGAGATCGTGCCCAGAAGCCAGCACGCGGGCACCGCGCTGGCTGACGGCGATACGCTGGAAATCGTCGTCGCGGTCGGCGGTGGGTGA
- a CDS encoding RelA/SpoT family protein: MEPVLVAVDVPELAHFAPAILDAANRFLTQDTAYLRPEDRQFLASAFKFSEAAHRGQMRHTGDPYISHPLAVASILTAWHLDAQALAAALLHDVMEDTGVSKLELTEKFGRHVAELVDGMSKIDKLEFQSKEEAQAENFRKMLLAMARDLRVILIKLADRLHNMRTMDAMREDKQKRIARETMEIYAPIANRIGLNSIYQELDDLSFKYLHPRRYDVLSKALKAARGNRREVVGKILDGIRLKLAEAGIEANVYGREKNLFSIYRKMLEKHLSFSEVFDIYGFRVLVKDVPTCYLALGVLHSLYKPIAGKFKDYIAIPKSNGYQSLHTTLFGPYGTPIEVQVRTQEMHRIADAGVASHWMYKSGDESFSEVQQKTHQWLQSLLELQTESGDAVEFLEHLKVDLFPEEVYVFTPKGKILSLPNGATCVDFAYAVHTDIGNCCIAAKVNHELVPLRTKLKNGDQVEIVTAAHAKPNPSWLTFVTTGKARSHIRHFLKTMRFEEAILLGERLLQQAVTSLVPTAQPINEEVWERWLKENNVRHRDEALSEIGLGKRLPVVMAKRLLQLSGQWLEEPGPGKRQNAVTIRGTEGMALQFARCCNPIPGDPIIGFFKKDQGLIIHTHDCPLLSGGRVDSDKLIDVEWDPQVARLFDVPVRVLAANERGALAAIAASISEANANIASVATQEQAGDERYIQIQFTLQVQDRVHLAQVMKRLRALPTVYRLHRSRNN; encoded by the coding sequence ATGGAGCCGGTGCTGGTAGCGGTTGACGTTCCCGAACTCGCGCACTTCGCCCCGGCGATCCTGGACGCGGCCAACCGCTTCCTGACCCAGGACACCGCGTACCTGCGTCCCGAGGATCGGCAGTTCCTCGCGAGCGCCTTCAAGTTCTCCGAGGCCGCGCACCGCGGCCAGATGCGCCATACCGGCGATCCGTACATCTCCCATCCGCTGGCGGTCGCGTCCATCCTGACCGCGTGGCATCTGGACGCCCAGGCACTGGCCGCCGCGCTGCTGCATGACGTGATGGAGGACACCGGCGTCTCCAAGCTTGAGCTCACGGAGAAATTCGGCCGGCATGTCGCCGAGCTTGTCGACGGCATGAGCAAGATCGACAAGCTCGAATTCCAAAGCAAGGAAGAAGCGCAGGCGGAGAATTTCCGCAAGATGCTGCTGGCGATGGCGCGCGACCTGCGGGTCATCCTGATCAAGCTGGCGGACCGGCTGCACAACATGCGCACCATGGATGCGATGCGCGAGGACAAGCAAAAGCGCATTGCCCGCGAGACCATGGAGATCTACGCGCCGATCGCCAATCGCATCGGTCTCAACAGCATCTACCAGGAACTGGACGACCTGTCGTTCAAGTACCTGCATCCCCGGCGCTACGACGTGCTGTCCAAGGCACTCAAGGCCGCGCGCGGCAACCGGCGCGAAGTGGTGGGCAAGATCCTAGATGGCATCCGGCTCAAGCTTGCCGAGGCGGGTATCGAGGCGAACGTGTATGGCCGGGAGAAGAACCTCTTCAGCATCTATCGCAAGATGCTGGAGAAGCATCTGAGCTTTTCCGAGGTGTTCGACATCTACGGTTTCCGGGTGCTGGTCAAGGACGTGCCGACCTGCTATCTCGCGCTTGGCGTGCTGCACAGCCTGTACAAGCCCATCGCCGGCAAGTTCAAGGACTACATCGCCATCCCGAAGTCCAACGGCTACCAGTCGTTGCACACCACGTTGTTCGGGCCCTACGGCACGCCGATCGAGGTGCAGGTGCGCACCCAGGAGATGCATCGCATCGCCGATGCGGGGGTCGCGAGCCATTGGATGTACAAGTCCGGCGACGAGAGCTTTTCCGAGGTGCAGCAAAAGACCCACCAGTGGCTGCAATCGCTGCTGGAGCTGCAGACCGAGTCGGGCGATGCGGTCGAATTCCTGGAACACCTCAAGGTGGACCTGTTCCCCGAAGAGGTCTATGTCTTCACCCCCAAGGGCAAGATCCTGAGCCTGCCCAACGGGGCCACCTGCGTCGATTTCGCCTACGCCGTGCATACCGACATCGGCAACTGCTGCATTGCCGCCAAGGTCAACCACGAGCTGGTGCCGCTGCGCACCAAGCTCAAGAACGGCGACCAGGTCGAGATCGTCACCGCGGCGCATGCCAAGCCCAATCCGAGCTGGCTCACCTTCGTGACCACCGGCAAGGCGCGCAGCCATATCCGCCATTTCCTCAAGACCATGCGTTTCGAGGAGGCGATCCTGCTGGGCGAGCGCCTGCTGCAACAGGCGGTCACCTCGCTGGTGCCGACGGCGCAACCGATCAACGAAGAGGTCTGGGAGCGCTGGCTCAAGGAAAACAACGTACGTCACCGCGACGAGGCGCTGTCCGAGATCGGTTTGGGCAAGCGGCTGCCGGTGGTGATGGCCAAGCGCCTGTTGCAGCTCTCGGGCCAATGGCTGGAAGAGCCGGGGCCGGGCAAGCGCCAGAACGCCGTCACCATCCGTGGTACCGAGGGCATGGCGCTGCAGTTCGCCCGCTGTTGCAATCCGATTCCGGGCGATCCCATCATCGGCTTCTTCAAGAAGGATCAGGGGCTGATCATCCATACCCACGACTGCCCGTTGCTCTCCGGGGGGCGGGTCGACAGCGACAAGCTGATCGACGTGGAGTGGGACCCGCAGGTGGCGCGGCTGTTCGACGTGCCGGTCCGGGTGCTGGCCGCCAACGAGCGCGGCGCACTCGCCGCGATCGCCGCATCGATTTCCGAAGCCAACGCCAACATCGCTTCGGTCGCCACCCAGGAACAGGCCGGTGACGAGCGCTACATCCAGATCCAGTTCACGCTGCAGGTACAGGACCGGGTGCATCTTGCCCAGGTGATGAAGCGCCTGCGCGCCTTGCCCACGGTGTACCGGCTGCACCGGTCGCGCAACAATTAG
- the rpoZ gene encoding DNA-directed RNA polymerase subunit omega, protein MARITVDDCLHRIENRFDLTLAAAYRARQIANGATPQVDGPGRDKPTVLALREVAAGVVGRDILTRNRS, encoded by the coding sequence ATGGCCCGCATCACCGTGGACGATTGTCTGCATCGTATTGAAAACCGTTTCGACCTGACCCTGGCCGCGGCCTACCGTGCGCGGCAGATCGCTAACGGCGCCACGCCGCAGGTGGACGGCCCCGGGCGGGACAAACCCACGGTCCTGGCACTGCGCGAGGTCGCGGCCGGCGTGGTCGGGCGCGACATCCTGACGCGCAATCGCTCCTGA
- the gmk gene encoding guanylate kinase, with protein sequence MARGNIFVVTAPSGAGKTTLVAALLAADQNVQLSISFTTRAPRSGEVQGKDYHFIDRAEFEAMIAAADLLEHAEVYGNYYGTSRRWIESVIDNGRDILLEIDWQGAQQVKQLFPDSVGIFVLPPSIDALEQRLRNRGLDSDDIIAKRMAAAREEMSHFDEADYVIVNEHIDEAVRDIVAVVRAERLKLPTQRVRHGALLTSLKG encoded by the coding sequence ATGGCGAGAGGCAATATCTTCGTGGTCACGGCTCCTTCGGGCGCCGGCAAGACGACCTTGGTCGCAGCGCTCCTGGCCGCCGACCAGAATGTGCAGCTGTCTATTTCCTTCACCACGCGCGCGCCGCGTTCAGGCGAAGTCCAGGGCAAGGACTATCACTTCATCGATCGGGCCGAGTTCGAGGCCATGATCGCCGCCGCCGACCTGCTGGAACACGCCGAGGTCTATGGCAACTACTATGGTACCTCCCGCCGCTGGATCGAGTCGGTGATCGACAACGGTCGTGACATCCTGCTGGAGATCGATTGGCAGGGCGCGCAGCAGGTCAAGCAGCTGTTTCCCGACTCGGTCGGCATCTTCGTGCTGCCGCCGTCGATCGACGCGCTGGAGCAGCGGCTGCGCAACCGCGGCCTGGACAGCGACGACATCATCGCCAAGCGCATGGCCGCCGCGCGCGAGGAGATGAGCCACTTCGACGAGGCCGACTACGTGATCGTCAACGAGCACATCGACGAAGCTGTGCGCGACATCGTGGCCGTGGTCCGGGCCGAGCGTCTGAAGCTGCCGACGCAGCGCGTGCGGCACGGCGCCTTGCTGACCAGCCTGAAGGGTTGA